The nucleotide sequence TGAAGAGGGCGTCCCGGAGCTTGAGTCCGGCACGCGTCGTGTCGCGGAAGGCCGCGGGCTGCCGCAAGCGAAGGTCGCGCGGCAGGCCGAGCGGGTTTCGCGACAACCCCTCAGGCGCTCAGCCGAGCGCGGCCCTTTGCACGGCGGGCCCGGAGCACGGCACGGCCGCCGGCCGTGCGCATGCGCGCGCGAAAACCGTGTGTCCGCTTGCGCTTGAGTACGCTGGGCTGGTAGGTGCGTTTCATCGTCCTGAGCTTTCCGGAGCGTGCTGCGATCGAGGGGCGGCACGTTACTTTCTCGCA is from Sulfurifustis variabilis and encodes:
- the rpmH gene encoding 50S ribosomal protein L34; this translates as MKRTYQPSVLKRKRTHGFRARMRTAGGRAVLRARRAKGRARLSA